A single region of the Gadus morhua chromosome 5, gadMor3.0, whole genome shotgun sequence genome encodes:
- the LOC115544396 gene encoding uncharacterized protein LOC115544396 isoform X2 produces MVPWWKKSRSATSASDEPADHDHAPAAQTSTKVQTEPQNEDPPPALEHLDLEQLAAVLRVYPDATASAEVLIKRSAEKHFPSPPPGGDIVLTSELLKEHLNDVRRAVHNELQRLIPLREKNKNLAGLVPSYHRRAMDLVHTLVERISASQQAFVLLEWLCNAYFSRGFLGDPDFSENQERSSVDMNLYSETVVCVNQTLRTTLERDVQSSLDEIIKRQGSEFWRSWELHTDVIKCIDGPIVRAESISENVQKFTRQVCYLKLLEFLERFTTAKQELLKRYDKSPKMIVETCLKTLNTLHGLVSYIQPSTDGGTKDLPAETLSSLRALETAARTPMGEALVTIIKERLKSHFKSREEDFLLTEMKEMFSAEDCCPDVQKEALDLAYEQVSALYQLKLASSKKKELEKRWGRDVGQKVTQDAQHLHKTFSDLHPGVRQQNHVLLKVEELIQSQDVDSVKLTLSEMMQLCQSEESKKWLPSLLKWNGLSGAQVQEVLEAVQEPNTRETRTLFSCIPI; encoded by the exons ATGGTTCCATGGTGGAAGAAAAGTAGGTCGGCTACCTCTGCTTCTGACG AACCAGCGGATCATGACCACGCCCCCGCTGCGCAGACATCCACCAAAGTGCAGACGGAGCCCCAGAATGAAGACCCACCGCCGGCTCTGGAACATCTGGACCTGGAACAATTGGCCGCGGTTCTGCGTGTGTATCCGGACGCCACTGCCAGCGCCGAAGTCCTCATCAAGCGGTCCGCGGAGAAGCACTTCCCCTCGCCGCCGCCAGGGGGCGACATTGTGTTAACCTCGGAGCTGCTTAAGGAACACCTGAACGATGTGAGGCGGGCCGTGCACAACGAGCTGCAACGGCTGATACCTCTGCGCGAGAAGAACAAGAACCTGGCCGGTCTGGTGCCGTCGTACCACCGACGCGCGATGGACCTTGTGCACACCCTAGTCGAGAGAATCTCGGCGTCACAGCAGGCCTTTGTGCTTCTGGAGTGGCTCTGCAACGCCTACTTTAG TCGGGGGTTCCTGGGAGACCCAGACTTCAGTGAGAACCAAGAGAGGAGTTCCGTGGACATGAACCTGTACTCTGAGACGGTCGTATGCGTCAACCAAACCCTCCGGACCACACTGGAG CGGGACGTCCAGAGTTCTCTGGATGAGATCATTAAGCGCCAGGGATCAGAGTTTTGGAGGTCCTGGGAACTCCACACAGACGTCATTAAG TGCATCGATGGACCGATTGTCAGAGCGGAGTCCATCAGTGAGAACGTGCAGAAGTTCACCCGGCAGGTCTGCTACCTCAAACTCCTGGAGTTTCTAGAGAG GTTCACAACGGCCAAACAGGAACTACTGAAAAGATACGACAAATCTCCCAAGATGATCGTGGAGACCTGCCTCAAGACACTCAACACGCTCCACGGCCTCGT GAGCTACATCCAACCCTCCACTGATGGAGGGACCAAGGACCTCCCAGCGGAGACCCTGTCCTCACTGAGGGCATTGGAGACCGCCGCCAGGACCCCCATGGGAGAGGCTCTCGTTACGATCATCAAG GAGCGCCTGAAAAGCCATTTCAAAAGCAGAGAGGAGGATTTTTTGCTGACGGAGATGAAGGAGATGTTCAGTGCTGAAGACTGTTGTCCAGACGTCCAGAAG gaggcTCTTGACCTGGCCTATGAGCAGGTGAGTGCCTTGTACCAGCTGAAGCTGGCCAGCAGCAAGAAGAAGGAGCTAGAGAAGCGATGGGGTCGTGACGTGGGTCAGAAAGTAACTCAGGACGCACAACATCTTCATAAGACCTTCTCAGACCTG caCCCTGGTGTCAGACAACAGAACCATGTGCTCctgaaggtggaggagctgatccAGAGCCAGGACGTGGACTCAGTGAAGCTCACCCTCTCTGAGATGATGCAGCTCTGCCAGTCGGA gGAATCTAAGAAATGGTTGCCTTCTCTGTTGAAGTGGAACGGCCTTTCTGGAGCTCAGGTACAGGAGGTCCTGGAAGCAGTTCAGGAGCCGAACACCAGAGAGACCAGAACATTGTTCTCATGTATCCCCATCTAG